In Penaeus monodon isolate SGIC_2016 chromosome 7, NSTDA_Pmon_1, whole genome shotgun sequence, the genomic stretch TCTGATCGCAGTAATCTCGAGCATGGTCTTCGCTCAGGAACTTCGTGGAAAAGTCGAGGCAGTGCGTGAAACGACCCTTGAAGGTGTGAAAGACGTGGGAGCAGGAGAGGTCAGCCTTGTGCAGTGATATCGACCTCGTGATGTGTGTTACCTTGATGTCTTCCGATTCTCCGCTAACGAAGGGAGTGACATCGCCCATGTTCGAGGTGAAATACTCCGGTTTGGCTTCTGTAATTTCCTCTTTGTCTTCCACacggtcctctctctcctcggtttTGAGAGTCGTGAGCTGGCGAAGAGCAATGTCTTCTAGAGCTTTCCCCGATTCGAGACTGGACTTGAGATTCTGATGGAGCGTCCGAGCGTATTCCCAAAATCTATTACCTGCGTCTCTGGGGGTTTCAGTGTACAGGTGAGTCGGTGATATATGACATCCAAGAGCCCGCGACGTGTCTCCAGGCCAGTAACGACGTAGATTAGTGGTGTGGGCACTGTAAATCGTGTATGAGCTTTGAATAACGTTCTTCTTCATCAACAGGTCAATGAGTGCCACGTTTGCCAGAGCTGTGAAGGCCGAGTGGACCGTCAGCCTCTCTGTGCAACATCTACTTACGAATTTCTTGGTGGTGGCAACGTCGAGATGGCGGATGACCTGTGCTGACCTGTCTTCTGTGCCTTCCGGTGCCTGGTAGATACGCCGAAGGAGTCTAGGATTAGAACATTTTGATCTAGCGTCCCTAATTAATGTTTCTCTTAATTCATAGTCTGCCTCGATCCTTAATTTATTAGCCCGTACGAGTTTCTCCGTTTCCTCTGCAGATACTAGTTCTCCGATCTGCTCCTCGTCGCTGATTGGCTGTCCGCTGATGACGTCACCAAGCAACTTCACGAGGCATCCACACACCTTCATCGTCGTAATGCCGTCCACGATCCCGTGATGAAACCCTAAAAACAAATGCGAAACGAAAGGAAGTTTAGAATCTAAACTTCCTTGGGGATGTTCAGTTTCATACAGGAGCTTCGCACACCACAGCGGACCGGCGCTCGAATTGTATTTGTGCGTCCGCAGAAGCTCCATCGTAGCCTGCACGTCGCTGCTACTCATGACCTGAGGAAAGAAATACGAGTTAACAGATCTTACTGTGGTGTGAATGACAAAACACTTTACCGTGTTAGTCCTCCAGCAGATGGACTTATCATGCCTTGATTTGCTGAAAAGTGAGAGAATAGTGGgtgtgacacacacatatatacatgtatatatttgtatatatgtatatatatatatatatatatatatatatatatatatatatatatttatatatatcatatatgtgtatgtgtatgtatatatgtgtgtgtgtgtgtatatatatatatatatatatatatatatatatatatatatatatatatatatatatatatatatatatctttatgtgtgtgtgtgtgtgtgtgtgtgtgtgtgtgtgtgtgtgtgtgtgtgtgtgtgtgtgtgtgtgtgtgtgtgtgtgtgtgtgtgtgtgtgtgtgtgtgtgtgtggtgtgtgtgtgtgtgtgtgtgtgtgtgtgtgtgtgtgtgtgtgtgtgtgtgtgtgtgtgtgtgtgtgtgtgtgtgtgtgtgtgtgtgtgtgtgtgtggggctggaATAAGTcgtaagacaaacaaaaaaaattacttcgAAATCAAGATCACTCGAAGACCTGTGTCGAAGCCACATTTCACCGTCTCGAACACCGAAACAGACGCGTAGATTTGGCACCTTCCTGTTGaatgatatatatcatcaaagCCAGAAAATATTATAGGCATCAACAATCACCAACATACAAAGATATAAGATTTATTAACACATATTCAAAGCCAACAAAAGAATGACTCGACAAATATTAGGCTACCAATGAAGGTATTTAAGTGCAGTTCGAACATGTTCCTCCAGGAGACGAGCGGAAGAGTTGAGAATTATATGGTAACAAATGAGCAGCGTCCCTCGTTGGTGCGCAGATT encodes the following:
- the LOC119575443 gene encoding uncharacterized protein LOC119575443, yielding MEEVGGAWLRPATPMEEMFESAHQRGTLLICYHIILNSSARLLEEHVRTALKYLHWKVPNLRVCFGVRDGEMWLRHRSSSDLDFEVMSSSDVQATMELLRTHKYNSSAGPLWCAKLLYETEHPQGSLDSKLPFVSHLFLGFHHGIVDGITTMKVCGCLVKLLGDVISGQPISDEEQIGELVSAEETEKLVRANKLRIEADYELRETLIRDARSKCSNPRLLRRIYQAPEGTEDRSAQVIRHLDVATTKKFVSRCCTERLTVHSAFTALANVALIDLLMKKNVIQSSYTIYSAHTTNLRRYWPGDTSRALGCHISPTHLYTETPRDAGNRFWEYARTLHQNLKSSLESGKALEDIALRQLTTLKTEEREDRVEDKEEITEAKPEYFTSNMGDVTPFVSGESEDIKVTHITRSISLHKADLSCSHVFHTFKGRFTHCLDFSTKFLSEDHARDYCDQIFRRLKEVI